A window of the Thunnus albacares chromosome 15, fThuAlb1.1, whole genome shotgun sequence genome harbors these coding sequences:
- the letm1 gene encoding mitochondrial proton/calcium exchanger protein isoform X2, with product MALILFTRSRAPLMKTSRSLKNDFQKGKGKLKDGSCFKCTALRLSSQKLDGLRLGNLAQISSLGSSLHGSDGYVGPCQNLDSQRLYCAFVLGASPSPYPAITAGPQWTRAHHQDIPGVRWIHTSRRRWDDSKVEKSLRSLKDKKKKLEEGGPVYSPTLDAEPVRRTLRQRVIDEIKHYYHGFRLLWIDTTITGRMLWRVLNGHPLSRRERRQFLRTCADVFRLLPFLVFIIVPFMEFLLPVALKLFPNMLPSTFETQSKKEERLKKELRVKLEMAKFLQDTIEEIALRNKAAQGNVTEEFSTFFQKIRDSGERPSNEQIIRFSKLFEDELTLDNLTRPQLVALCRLLELQSIGTNNFLRFQLIMKLRAIRADDKLIAEEGVESLNVNEVQAACRVRGMRSLGVTEERLREQLVQWLELHLNQQIPTSLLLLSRAMYLPDTLSPADQLKTTLQTLPEMVTKEAQLKVAEMELSKVDNKTKLETTLQEEAAIRQDNKDREMERLADAAEKAAREGELELEAERVKHSQADAEQALSKADKAAHSEKLRDTAPVIEGIKGEEITKEEIDLLSDACSKLKEQRRLFTLEKEELEELKDDVQEYNEDLEEIKKELSKTGQEKALQESKASKRLTKRVNHMIGRIDKIIGELEKDKVTLDGQMDGGTSPPVGLFFTKRSDATSLFYTFRENLISIDELIQVMRQIQNIPEHKLQSIAEALDDNKDGKIDIDNVIKVVELIDKEDIDISTTQVADIMVMLQKEEKLIEKEKAKEKAEKEQAATLTS from the exons GGAAACTAAAAGATGGTTCCTGTTTCAAGTGCACAGCGCTCAGACTCTCCAGTCAAAA ACTTGATGGGCTCCGACTGGGCAACTTGGCTCAGATCTCTTCATTGGGCTCTTCCCTCCACGGGTCAGACGGATATGTGGGCCCCTGCCAGAACCTGGACTCACAGCGGCTCTACTGCGCTTTTGTGTTGGGGGCCTCCCCTTCCCCGTACCCTGCGATCACAGCGGGGCCCCAGTGGACGAGAGCACATCATCAGGACATCCCCGGTGTCAGGTGGATACACACCTCGAGGAGACGATGGGATGATTCAAAGGTGGAGAAGTCACTGCGTTCGTTAaaggacaagaagaagaagctggagGAAGGGGGGCCGGTGTACAGCCCGACGCTGGACGCCGAGCCCGTAAGACGGACTCTCCGACAGCGGGTCATAGACGAAATCAAGCACTACTATCATGGCTTCAGGCTGCTGTGGATTGACACCACCATTACTGGGAGAATGCTGTGGAGGGTGCTGAACGGTCACCCTCTGTCCCGCCGTGAGAGGAGACAG TTTCTCAGAACGTGTGCGGACGTCTTCAGACTTCTTCCCTTCCTGGTGTTCATCATCGTCCCCTTTATGGAGTTCCTGCTTCCTGTAGCCTTGAAACTCTTCCCCAACATGCTGCCGTCCACCTTCGAGACTCAGTCAAAGAAG GAGGAGAGATTGAAAAAGGAACTGAGGGTCAAACTGGAGATGGCCAAGTTCTTGCAGGACACCATCGAGGAGATTGCTCTGCGGAACAAGGCTGCCCAAGGCAATGTGACGGAGGAGTTCTCCACCTTTTTCCAGAAG ATCCGGGACTCTGGGGAGCGTCCCAGTAATGAGCAGATCATCCGCTTCTCCAAACTGTTTGAGGATGAGCTGACTCTGGACAACCTGACCCGACCTCAACTGGTGGCACTCTGCCGCCTTCTGGAGCTCCAGTCCATCGGGACCAACAACTTCCTCCGTTTCCAGCTCATCATGAAGTTGAGGGCCATCCGTGCCGATGATAAG CTGATAGCAGAAGAGGGGGTGGAGAGTCTGAATGTGAACGAGGTGCAGGCTGCCTGTCGTGTCAGAGGGATGAGATCTCTCGGAGTCACAGAAGAGCGACTGAGAGAGCAACTTGTGCag TGGCTGGAGCTGCATCTGAACCAGCAGATTCccacctctctgctgctgctgtctcgAGCTATGTACCTGCCCGACACCCTGTCTCCCGCCGACCAGCTGAAGACCACACTGCAGACGCTTCCTGAGATGGTG ACAAAGGAGGCCCAGTTAAAGGTGGCAGAGATGGAGCTCTCTAAAGTGGACAATAAGACCAAACTGGAGACTACACTGCAGGAGGAGGCGGCCATACGCCAggacaacaaagacagagagatggagagattgGCTGATGCTGCAGAAAAGGCTGCAAGG GAAGGGGAGTTGGAGCTGGAAGCGGAGAGAGTCAAGCACAGCCAAGCGGATGCAGAGCAGGCGCTGTCTAAGGCTGACAAGGCCGCTCACTCAGAGAAACTGAGGGATACGGCCCCCGTCATCGAGGGAATCAAG GGTGAGGAGATCACCAAAGAAGAGATCGACCTGTTGAGTGATGCCTGCTCGAAGCTGAAGGAGCAGAGGAGGCTGTTTACTCTGGAGAAAGAGGAGCTGGAAGAACTGAAGGATGACGTCCAGGAATACAACGAG gaTCTGGAGGAGATAAAGAAGGAGCTTTCTAAGACCGGTCAGGAGAAGGCACTGCAGGAGTCGAAGGCAAGCAAGCGTTTGACTAAGAGAGTGAACCACATGATCGGTCGCATCGACAAGATCATCGGGGAGCTGGAGAAGGACAAGGTCACCCTGGACGGACAAATGGACGGTGGAACCAGCCCACCTGTTGG ATTATTCTTTACTAAACGTAGCGATGCTACAAG TCTGTTCTACACCTTCAGGGAAAACCTCATCAGCATCGACGAGCTGATCCAGGTCATGAGGCAGATCCAGAACATTCCAGAGCACAAGCTGCAGAGCATCGCCGAGGCCCTCGACGACAACAAGGACGGCAAGATCGACATCGACAACGTCATCAAA GTGGTGGAACTGATCGACAAAGAGGACATCGACATCTCCACCACTCAGGTGGCCGACATCATGGTGATGCTACAGAAGGAGGAGAAGCtgatagagaaagaaaaggcCAAAGAGAAGGCGGAGAAAGAACAGGCAGCCACACTCACCAGCTAa
- the letm1 gene encoding mitochondrial proton/calcium exchanger protein isoform X4 produces MALILFTRSRAPLMKTSRSLKNDFQKGKGKLKDGSCFKCTALRLSSQKLDGLRLGNLAQISSLGSSLHGSDGYVGPCQNLDSQRLYCAFVLGASPSPYPAITAGPQWTRAHHQDIPGVRWIHTSRRRWDDSKVEKSLRSLKDKKKKLEEGGPVYSPTLDAEPVRRTLRQRVIDEIKHYYHGFRLLWIDTTITGRMLWRVLNGHPLSRRERRQFLRTCADVFRLLPFLVFIIVPFMEFLLPVALKLFPNMLPSTFETQSKKEERLKKELRVKLEMAKFLQDTIEEIALRNKAAQGNVTEEFSTFFQKIRDSGERPSNEQIIRFSKLFEDELTLDNLTRPQLVALCRLLELQSIGTNNFLRFQLIMKLRAIRADDKLIAEEGVESLNVNEVQAACRVRGMRSLGVTEERLREQLVQWLELHLNQQIPTSLLLLSRAMYLPDTLSPADQLKTTLQTLPEMVTKEAQLKVAEMELSKVDNKTKLETTLQEEAAIRQDNKDREMERLADAAEKAAREGELELEAERVKHSQADAEQALSKADKAAHSEKLRDTAPVIEGIKFEQWQTFLRFQGEEITKEEIDLLSDACSKLKEQRRLFTLEKEELEELKDDVQEYNEDLEEIKKELSKTGQEKALQESKASKRLTKRVNHMIGRIDKIIGELEKDKVTLDGQMDGGTSPPVGENLISIDELIQVMRQIQNIPEHKLQSIAEALDDNKDGKIDIDNVIKVVELIDKEDIDISTTQVADIMVMLQKEEKLIEKEKAKEKAEKEQAATLTS; encoded by the exons GGAAACTAAAAGATGGTTCCTGTTTCAAGTGCACAGCGCTCAGACTCTCCAGTCAAAA ACTTGATGGGCTCCGACTGGGCAACTTGGCTCAGATCTCTTCATTGGGCTCTTCCCTCCACGGGTCAGACGGATATGTGGGCCCCTGCCAGAACCTGGACTCACAGCGGCTCTACTGCGCTTTTGTGTTGGGGGCCTCCCCTTCCCCGTACCCTGCGATCACAGCGGGGCCCCAGTGGACGAGAGCACATCATCAGGACATCCCCGGTGTCAGGTGGATACACACCTCGAGGAGACGATGGGATGATTCAAAGGTGGAGAAGTCACTGCGTTCGTTAaaggacaagaagaagaagctggagGAAGGGGGGCCGGTGTACAGCCCGACGCTGGACGCCGAGCCCGTAAGACGGACTCTCCGACAGCGGGTCATAGACGAAATCAAGCACTACTATCATGGCTTCAGGCTGCTGTGGATTGACACCACCATTACTGGGAGAATGCTGTGGAGGGTGCTGAACGGTCACCCTCTGTCCCGCCGTGAGAGGAGACAG TTTCTCAGAACGTGTGCGGACGTCTTCAGACTTCTTCCCTTCCTGGTGTTCATCATCGTCCCCTTTATGGAGTTCCTGCTTCCTGTAGCCTTGAAACTCTTCCCCAACATGCTGCCGTCCACCTTCGAGACTCAGTCAAAGAAG GAGGAGAGATTGAAAAAGGAACTGAGGGTCAAACTGGAGATGGCCAAGTTCTTGCAGGACACCATCGAGGAGATTGCTCTGCGGAACAAGGCTGCCCAAGGCAATGTGACGGAGGAGTTCTCCACCTTTTTCCAGAAG ATCCGGGACTCTGGGGAGCGTCCCAGTAATGAGCAGATCATCCGCTTCTCCAAACTGTTTGAGGATGAGCTGACTCTGGACAACCTGACCCGACCTCAACTGGTGGCACTCTGCCGCCTTCTGGAGCTCCAGTCCATCGGGACCAACAACTTCCTCCGTTTCCAGCTCATCATGAAGTTGAGGGCCATCCGTGCCGATGATAAG CTGATAGCAGAAGAGGGGGTGGAGAGTCTGAATGTGAACGAGGTGCAGGCTGCCTGTCGTGTCAGAGGGATGAGATCTCTCGGAGTCACAGAAGAGCGACTGAGAGAGCAACTTGTGCag TGGCTGGAGCTGCATCTGAACCAGCAGATTCccacctctctgctgctgctgtctcgAGCTATGTACCTGCCCGACACCCTGTCTCCCGCCGACCAGCTGAAGACCACACTGCAGACGCTTCCTGAGATGGTG ACAAAGGAGGCCCAGTTAAAGGTGGCAGAGATGGAGCTCTCTAAAGTGGACAATAAGACCAAACTGGAGACTACACTGCAGGAGGAGGCGGCCATACGCCAggacaacaaagacagagagatggagagattgGCTGATGCTGCAGAAAAGGCTGCAAGG GAAGGGGAGTTGGAGCTGGAAGCGGAGAGAGTCAAGCACAGCCAAGCGGATGCAGAGCAGGCGCTGTCTAAGGCTGACAAGGCCGCTCACTCAGAGAAACTGAGGGATACGGCCCCCGTCATCGAGGGAATCAAG TTTGAACAGTGGCAGACATTCCTGCGTTTCCAG GGTGAGGAGATCACCAAAGAAGAGATCGACCTGTTGAGTGATGCCTGCTCGAAGCTGAAGGAGCAGAGGAGGCTGTTTACTCTGGAGAAAGAGGAGCTGGAAGAACTGAAGGATGACGTCCAGGAATACAACGAG gaTCTGGAGGAGATAAAGAAGGAGCTTTCTAAGACCGGTCAGGAGAAGGCACTGCAGGAGTCGAAGGCAAGCAAGCGTTTGACTAAGAGAGTGAACCACATGATCGGTCGCATCGACAAGATCATCGGGGAGCTGGAGAAGGACAAGGTCACCCTGGACGGACAAATGGACGGTGGAACCAGCCCACCTGTTGG GGAAAACCTCATCAGCATCGACGAGCTGATCCAGGTCATGAGGCAGATCCAGAACATTCCAGAGCACAAGCTGCAGAGCATCGCCGAGGCCCTCGACGACAACAAGGACGGCAAGATCGACATCGACAACGTCATCAAA GTGGTGGAACTGATCGACAAAGAGGACATCGACATCTCCACCACTCAGGTGGCCGACATCATGGTGATGCTACAGAAGGAGGAGAAGCtgatagagaaagaaaaggcCAAAGAGAAGGCGGAGAAAGAACAGGCAGCCACACTCACCAGCTAa